A part of Dehalococcoidia bacterium genomic DNA contains:
- the rimO gene encoding 30S ribosomal protein S12 methylthiotransferase RimO: MRYHLVTLGCPKNAVDSRRLEWLLGERGAQSSPLKTADFIIVNTCGFIDAAKEESINAVLRLAMNKRPGQKLLVAGCLTELYAAQLAEEIPEIDHLFGVEAWDAILRLIDGADAGEKAKDGPKRREPAAAAPSAYLKIADGCNARCSFCVIPRIKGRLHSTPPAEVVAEARRLASEGVRELVLVAQDTTAYGRDLGMRDGLPALVERLAADVPEAAWIRIMYAYPGHITQRLLRVMAATPQVCHYLDVPLQHISADVLRRMRRPHDALETRRMLERVRGALPDAALRTTFLVGFPGETERDFGELLDFVREVKFEHVGAFTFSPQEGTEAARLPDQVPERVKRRRYRELMETARRISLGRNREWLGREMVVLVESGSAKSKSGERVFAGRSYRDAPEIDGLTLCTGEATPGEMLTVRIKRALPYDLLAERVDAPSPG; encoded by the coding sequence TTGCGCTATCATCTCGTCACCCTGGGCTGCCCTAAGAATGCCGTCGACTCGCGCCGGCTGGAGTGGCTGCTGGGTGAGCGCGGCGCCCAGTCTTCGCCCCTGAAGACGGCCGATTTCATCATCGTCAACACGTGCGGGTTTATAGACGCGGCGAAAGAGGAGTCGATAAACGCCGTCCTCCGTCTGGCGATGAACAAGCGGCCGGGGCAGAAGCTCCTGGTCGCGGGCTGCCTGACGGAGCTCTACGCGGCGCAACTGGCGGAGGAGATCCCCGAGATCGACCACCTGTTTGGAGTCGAGGCGTGGGATGCCATCCTGCGGCTCATCGACGGAGCGGACGCGGGGGAGAAGGCGAAGGACGGACCGAAAAGGCGCGAACCCGCCGCTGCCGCGCCCAGCGCCTACCTCAAGATCGCGGACGGCTGCAACGCCCGCTGCAGCTTCTGCGTGATCCCCCGCATCAAGGGCCGCCTTCACAGCACCCCGCCCGCGGAAGTTGTCGCCGAGGCGCGCCGCCTGGCCTCGGAGGGCGTGCGGGAGCTTGTGCTCGTCGCCCAGGACACGACCGCCTACGGACGCGACCTCGGCATGCGCGACGGCCTCCCCGCGCTCGTCGAGCGGCTGGCGGCGGATGTGCCCGAAGCTGCCTGGATACGGATCATGTACGCTTACCCCGGCCACATCACCCAGCGGTTGCTGCGGGTTATGGCGGCAACGCCGCAGGTCTGCCACTACCTCGACGTGCCGCTGCAGCACATAAGCGCGGATGTTCTTCGCCGGATGCGCCGCCCTCACGATGCGCTGGAGACCCGCCGCATGCTGGAGCGGGTGCGCGGCGCGCTGCCCGACGCGGCCCTTCGCACCACGTTCCTTGTCGGCTTCCCGGGCGAGACGGAGCGCGACTTCGGGGAGCTGCTCGATTTCGTGCGCGAGGTGAAGTTCGAGCATGTGGGAGCGTTCACGTTCTCCCCGCAGGAGGGCACAGAGGCGGCGCGGCTGCCTGATCAGGTCCCCGAGAGGGTGAAGCGGCGGCGCTACCGGGAGCTGATGGAGACGGCGCGGCGCATTTCTCTGGGACGGAACCGCGAGTGGCTGGGCCGCGAGATGGTGGTGCTGGTAGAATCGGGTTCCGCGAAGTCGAAGTCAGGCGAGCGGGTGTTCGCCGGCCGCTCATACCGCGACGCCCCGGAGATCGACGGGCTGACGCTCTGCACCGGTGAGGCGACGCCGGGGGAGATGCTCACCGTCCGCATCAAGCGCGCTCTCCCCTACGACCTGCTGGCGGAGCGCGTCGACGCGCCGTCTCCCGGCTAG
- a CDS encoding DUF503 domain-containing protein → MTIGACRIVLRLPENASLKGKRQVIKSLITRVRNRYNVSIAEIDHQDSWQIASLGLTCVSNSSRHVSETLEKVVGFVRHSRLDAEMLDAQIELVEAL, encoded by the coding sequence ATGACCATCGGAGCGTGCCGTATTGTGCTTCGTTTGCCGGAAAACGCCTCGTTGAAAGGAAAGCGACAGGTAATCAAGTCGCTGATAACCCGCGTCCGCAACCGCTACAACGTCTCCATCGCCGAGATCGACCACCAGGATAGCTGGCAGATAGCTTCTCTGGGGCTGACCTGCGTGTCGAACAGCAGCCGGCACGTCAGCGAGACCCTGGAGAAGGTGGTGGGCTTCGTGCGCCACAGCCGCCTCGACGCGGAGATGCTCGACGCGCAGATCGAGCTCGTGGAGGCGCTCTAG
- the scpB gene encoding SMC-Scp complex subunit ScpB, translating into MPRIRRPPVERIKPVLESILFVAQEPVELAVLARSIHWPVGEVEKAVEELAEECRQRGVRIQREGDLVQMVTAPEAARYVESFLNMDHNQRLSTAALETLAIIAYKQPITRAGIEAIRGVNSDGAVATLLARNLIQEVGRAATPGRPVLLGVTVRFLEHFGLERREDMPPLPDDLSEGGQGE; encoded by the coding sequence ATGCCACGGATACGACGACCTCCGGTTGAAAGGATAAAGCCGGTCCTCGAGAGCATACTCTTCGTGGCCCAGGAGCCGGTGGAGCTTGCCGTCCTCGCGAGGAGCATCCACTGGCCGGTGGGCGAGGTCGAGAAGGCGGTCGAGGAGCTGGCGGAGGAGTGCCGGCAGCGGGGCGTCCGCATTCAGCGCGAGGGCGACCTGGTGCAGATGGTGACGGCGCCCGAGGCGGCGCGCTACGTCGAGAGCTTTCTGAACATGGACCACAACCAGCGGCTCTCCACCGCCGCCCTCGAGACCCTGGCCATCATCGCGTACAAGCAGCCGATTACGCGAGCCGGCATCGAAGCGATACGGGGCGTAAACTCCGACGGCGCGGTCGCCACGCTTCTGGCGCGCAACCTCATCCAGGAGGTCGGCAGGGCAGCCACGCCGGGCCGGCCGGTGCTTCTCGGCGTCACCGTGCGCTTCCTGGAGCACTTCGGGCTCGAGCGCCGCGAGGACATGCCGCCGCTGCCGGATGACTTATCGGAGGGGGGACAGGGGGAATGA
- the mtaB gene encoding tRNA (N(6)-L-threonylcarbamoyladenosine(37)-C(2))-methylthiotransferase MtaB, translated as MKRFSLSAPKRAAVLTLGCKLNQAESEAIARDLAAAGWQLTDRAAPADAFVINTCAVTHVASRKSRHYVRLARRLSPEAKIIAAGCAVEAEGAQVMRDAGADFALAGRDKRRAAALLMEGGLAPTAHERSCSACPLRTRSFVKVQEGCSQVCSFCIVPRTRGPERSVPREEVLREVRARAEAGTTEVVLTGTQLGAYRSDTGDSLHALVSAVLRETPIRRIRVSSLQPPDFSPALLRLWDDPRLCRHFHIPLQSGSDAVLGRMRRRYTSDDFRRVVRDIREALPDAAVTTDVIAGFPGETEADFEATCRLCEETELSGVHVFPFSRRPGTLAAGMPDPVPEAVKRERVARLLALAERLHARFLERLAGTTSLVLWEKQNGGLWEGLTGNYARVLAPSDSPLENTLTMTRLLHREDGALRGELID; from the coding sequence GTGAAGCGATTCTCGCTGTCCGCCCCCAAACGCGCCGCCGTGCTGACCCTGGGCTGCAAGCTCAACCAGGCCGAGTCGGAAGCGATTGCGCGCGACCTGGCCGCCGCCGGCTGGCAATTGACCGACCGCGCCGCCCCCGCTGACGCCTTCGTCATCAACACCTGCGCCGTCACCCACGTCGCTTCCCGCAAGTCGCGACACTACGTGCGCCTGGCGCGCCGCCTGTCGCCCGAAGCGAAGATCATCGCGGCCGGTTGCGCCGTCGAGGCAGAAGGGGCGCAGGTGATGCGGGACGCCGGCGCCGATTTCGCGCTCGCTGGCAGGGACAAGCGCAGGGCCGCCGCGTTGCTCATGGAAGGCGGCCTCGCCCCAACAGCGCACGAACGCTCCTGTTCCGCCTGCCCGCTGCGCACCCGCTCCTTCGTCAAGGTCCAGGAAGGTTGCAGCCAGGTCTGCTCGTTCTGCATCGTGCCGCGCACCCGCGGCCCGGAACGGAGCGTTCCGCGCGAAGAGGTGCTGCGGGAGGTGCGCGCCCGCGCCGAAGCGGGCACGACCGAGGTTGTGCTGACGGGCACGCAACTGGGCGCGTACCGCAGTGACACCGGCGACAGCCTCCACGCGCTCGTCTCCGCCGTTTTGCGCGAGACGCCGATCCGTCGCATCCGCGTCTCGTCGCTGCAACCGCCTGACTTCTCGCCCGCGCTGCTGCGGCTGTGGGACGACCCCCGCCTCTGCCGTCATTTCCACATCCCCCTGCAGAGCGGCAGCGACGCCGTCTTGGGGCGAATGCGCCGCCGCTACACGTCGGACGACTTCCGGCGAGTCGTCCGCGACATCCGCGAGGCGCTTCCCGACGCCGCCGTCACCACCGACGTCATCGCCGGCTTCCCGGGCGAGACGGAGGCCGACTTCGAGGCGACCTGCCGTCTCTGCGAAGAGACGGAGCTTTCCGGTGTTCACGTTTTCCCCTTTTCGCGCCGGCCCGGCACGCTGGCGGCCGGGATGCCTGACCCTGTGCCTGAGGCGGTGAAACGTGAACGCGTGGCACGCCTGCTGGCGCTGGCGGAGCGGCTGCACGCGCGCTTCCTGGAGCGTCTCGCAGGGACGACGTCGCTTGTGCTGTGGGAGAAGCAGAACGGCGGACTCTGGGAGGGGTTGACCGGCAACTACGCGAGGGTGCTCGCTCCCAGCGATAGCCCGCTGGAGAACACGCTGACCATGACGAGGCTCCTGCATCGCGAGGACGGCGCCCTGCGGGGAGAACTGATCGACTAG
- a CDS encoding glycerate kinase, with protein MRFLISPQEFKGSLSAEEAAQAIARGLRRAWPEAELDVAAMADGGPGTVAAVLSAGGGQAQKTVVSDPLGRPVEAVWALLDDGPAAVIEMAAASGLVLLCPEELDPRRTTTYGTGELIGAALDAGCRRLTVGVGGSATNDGGGGMAQALGARLLDEQERDLPPGGAALARLHRIDPSGLDARLADVRVQVATDVTNPLCGDLGASRVYGPQKGATPEAVEELEAALCRYAEIVRRDLGVDIADAPGAGAAGGLGGGLIAFLKAEVRPGGELVAEAIGLRERMKRADVVLTGEGRLDRQTGFGKTVATVARMAKEEKRPVIALVGGIEEDSAATEDIDAVLSIISRPMTLAEAMTEAAGLLEDAAARAAALARGGYFPRR; from the coding sequence ATGCGTTTCTTGATAAGTCCCCAGGAGTTCAAGGGCAGCCTCTCCGCCGAAGAGGCGGCGCAGGCCATCGCACGGGGCCTGCGGCGCGCCTGGCCCGAGGCCGAGCTGGACGTCGCGGCCATGGCCGACGGCGGCCCGGGCACCGTCGCCGCCGTACTGTCGGCGGGCGGCGGCCAGGCGCAGAAGACGGTGGTGAGCGACCCTCTCGGCAGGCCCGTAGAGGCCGTCTGGGCGCTCCTCGACGACGGCCCGGCTGCGGTCATCGAGATGGCGGCGGCGTCAGGGCTTGTCCTGCTCTGCCCCGAAGAGCTGGACCCGCGCCGCACGACCACCTACGGGACCGGCGAGCTGATCGGGGCGGCGCTGGACGCCGGCTGCCGCAGGCTGACGGTGGGCGTGGGCGGCAGCGCCACGAACGACGGCGGCGGCGGCATGGCGCAGGCGCTGGGCGCCCGCCTCCTCGATGAGCAGGAGCGCGACCTCCCGCCCGGCGGCGCAGCCCTTGCCCGCCTGCACCGCATCGACCCCTCCGGCCTCGATGCGCGCCTAGCGGATGTCCGCGTGCAGGTGGCTACCGACGTGACGAACCCCCTGTGCGGCGACCTCGGCGCTTCGCGAGTGTACGGGCCGCAGAAAGGGGCGACGCCGGAGGCAGTGGAGGAGCTGGAAGCGGCGCTTTGCCGCTATGCCGAAATCGTGCGCCGCGACCTGGGAGTCGATATCGCCGACGCGCCGGGCGCCGGCGCCGCGGGAGGGCTCGGCGGCGGGCTCATCGCTTTCCTGAAGGCGGAGGTACGTCCGGGGGGCGAGCTTGTGGCCGAGGCGATAGGCCTGAGGGAGCGAATGAAGCGGGCAGACGTTGTGCTCACGGGCGAAGGGCGCCTGGACAGGCAGACGGGTTTCGGGAAGACGGTGGCCACCGTCGCGCGCATGGCGAAGGAGGAGAAGCGGCCGGTGATAGCGCTCGTGGGCGGCATCGAGGAGGACAGCGCCGCGACAGAAGATATCGACGCGGTGCTGTCGATTATTTCGCGGCCGATGACGCTCGCCGAAGCGATGACAGAAGCGGCCGGTCTGCTCGAGGACGCGGCCGCGCGGGCGGCGGCGCTCGCGCGCGGCGGGTATTTCCCGCGCCGTTAG
- a CDS encoding metallopeptidase family protein yields MTSRRFARLVFKALSDIPPPFREHLTNVDVVIRRRPDRRDLRLHGIKRGERLYGMYDGVPLTERGGNYTLVPPDRITIFKEPLEADFPDETELMAEVRKTVLHEIAHFFGMSEQAVEELGMG; encoded by the coding sequence TTGACGTCCCGCCGTTTTGCCCGGCTTGTATTTAAGGCTCTCTCCGATATCCCCCCTCCGTTTCGAGAGCACCTGACGAACGTCGACGTGGTCATACGGCGGCGTCCCGACCGGCGCGACCTGCGCCTCCACGGCATCAAGCGCGGCGAGCGGCTCTACGGCATGTACGACGGCGTCCCCCTCACGGAGCGCGGGGGCAACTACACCCTCGTGCCCCCCGACAGGATAACCATCTTCAAGGAGCCCCTGGAGGCCGACTTCCCCGACGAGACAGAGCTGATGGCAGAGGTGCGGAAGACGGTCCTCCACGAAATCGCGCACTTCTTCGGAATGTCCGAGCAGGCGGTCGAGGAGCTGGGCATGGGCTAG
- a CDS encoding acyl-CoA dehydrogenase family protein, with protein MDFQLSEEHNLIRATAQRIARECVAPRAAEVDRTEQYPHDIFAVFREAGLFGLTIPTQYGGSGAGFLALALAVEEVAKYCCSSGLMLLLSALPTQPIVIGGTEEQKRQFLPPIADGSMKAAFGLTEPNAGSDAAAIQARAVRDGDDFVINGEKAFISGGAVADYVSIFAKTDPSLGSRGVSGFIVPTTTPGFSVTRLDEKMGVRGIATALLCFQDCRIPAAYQLGGGFRTAMYTLNSIRPIVAARGLGLAEGALSYALEFARQREAFGGPIVDLQAIQFMFAEMAIQIEAARLLTYQAAWLVDQGRFKKEDAHFLSIAKAFASEAAVRVSSDALQVLGAQGYMRDHPLERHYRDARQLMIVEGTSQIHRVIVSRALLDRDLVYG; from the coding sequence ATGGACTTTCAGTTGTCGGAAGAGCACAACCTGATCCGGGCTACGGCGCAGCGCATCGCCAGAGAATGCGTGGCGCCGCGCGCCGCTGAGGTCGACAGGACAGAGCAGTACCCGCACGATATCTTTGCTGTCTTCCGGGAGGCCGGCCTGTTCGGCCTCACCATCCCGACGCAGTATGGCGGCAGCGGCGCCGGCTTCCTCGCCCTCGCCCTCGCCGTCGAAGAGGTGGCAAAGTACTGCTGCTCTTCCGGCCTCATGCTTCTCCTCAGCGCGCTGCCCACGCAGCCCATCGTCATCGGCGGGACGGAAGAGCAGAAGCGGCAGTTCCTCCCGCCCATAGCCGACGGCTCGATGAAAGCCGCCTTCGGCCTGACCGAGCCCAACGCGGGCTCCGACGCTGCCGCCATCCAGGCGAGGGCCGTGCGCGATGGCGATGACTTCGTGATAAACGGTGAGAAGGCGTTCATCTCCGGCGGCGCTGTCGCCGACTACGTCTCCATATTCGCCAAGACCGATCCCTCTCTTGGCTCCCGCGGCGTCTCCGGCTTCATCGTTCCGACGACGACGCCCGGCTTCTCCGTCACGCGCCTCGACGAGAAGATGGGTGTGCGGGGCATCGCCACCGCCCTCCTGTGCTTCCAGGACTGCCGCATACCCGCCGCCTATCAGCTTGGGGGCGGGTTCCGCACTGCCATGTACACGCTGAACAGCATCCGCCCTATCGTGGCCGCGCGCGGGCTGGGGCTTGCCGAGGGCGCGCTCTCGTACGCGCTCGAATTCGCGCGCCAGAGGGAGGCGTTCGGCGGGCCGATCGTCGATTTGCAGGCGATCCAGTTCATGTTCGCCGAGATGGCGATCCAGATCGAGGCGGCGCGTCTCCTCACCTATCAGGCGGCGTGGCTGGTCGACCAGGGGCGGTTCAAGAAGGAGGACGCGCACTTCCTGTCCATCGCCAAGGCTTTCGCCAGCGAGGCGGCCGTTCGCGTCTCTTCAGACGCGTTGCAGGTGCTGGGGGCGCAGGGGTACATGCGCGACCATCCATTGGAGCGGCACTACCGGGATGCCCGGCAGCTCATGATCGTCGAGGGGACGAGCCAGATACACCGCGTAATCGTGTCGCGCGCGCTCCTCGACCGCGACCTCGTTTACGGGTAG
- the mtnA gene encoding S-methyl-5-thioribose-1-phosphate isomerase: MEAIAWSEGKVVLLDQSRLPFEETYIEIEDHEAMAQAIRQMRVRGAPALGIAAAYGVALAARSAVSQGRAPLAAAEEAAAVLDSTRPTARNLRWAIERVLDAVRAAPDDAIPAAALAQARRIHEEEREANREIGRLGAALISDGAHVLTHCNAGALATAGYGTALGVLRTAWEQGKRLHVFVDETRPLLQGARLTAWELRQWRIPFTLIVDAAAGSLMRRGAVSCIVVGADRIAANGDVANKVGTYPLAVLAKENGVPFYVAAPSGTIDLALPQGDEIPIEERAPEEVTSVADRRIAPEGVEAFNPAFDVTPHRYVSAIITERGIVREPYDEGLARLLAVRAATKG, encoded by the coding sequence TTGGAAGCCATAGCCTGGAGCGAGGGAAAAGTCGTCCTGCTCGACCAGTCGCGCCTTCCGTTTGAGGAGACATACATCGAGATCGAAGACCACGAGGCGATGGCGCAGGCGATCCGCCAGATGCGGGTGCGCGGCGCCCCCGCCCTGGGGATCGCCGCTGCCTACGGCGTCGCGCTCGCCGCCCGTTCCGCCGTCTCACAGGGCAGAGCGCCGCTCGCCGCTGCCGAAGAAGCGGCCGCCGTGCTCGACTCGACGCGGCCGACGGCGCGCAACCTCCGCTGGGCAATCGAACGCGTGCTGGATGCCGTCCGGGCCGCGCCCGATGATGCCATTCCCGCGGCAGCGCTGGCGCAGGCCCGCCGCATCCACGAGGAGGAGCGCGAGGCCAACCGCGAAATCGGGCGGCTGGGCGCCGCGCTCATCTCCGACGGCGCACACGTGCTCACCCACTGCAACGCCGGCGCGCTCGCCACGGCGGGCTACGGTACGGCGCTGGGCGTCCTGCGGACGGCTTGGGAGCAGGGGAAGCGCCTCCACGTCTTCGTCGACGAGACGAGGCCGCTGTTGCAGGGCGCGCGTCTGACTGCGTGGGAGCTACGGCAGTGGAGGATACCGTTCACCCTTATCGTCGACGCCGCGGCCGGCTCCCTGATGAGACGGGGCGCCGTCTCGTGCATCGTCGTGGGCGCGGACCGCATCGCCGCCAACGGCGACGTGGCGAACAAGGTCGGAACCTACCCCCTGGCCGTCCTGGCGAAGGAGAACGGCGTCCCCTTCTACGTGGCAGCGCCGTCGGGCACGATAGACCTCGCGCTCCCGCAAGGCGATGAGATACCGATCGAGGAGCGGGCGCCGGAAGAGGTGACGAGCGTCGCCGACCGGCGGATCGCCCCGGAGGGCGTCGAAGCGTTCAACCCCGCATTCGACGTGACTCCTCACCGCTACGTCTCCGCGATCATCACCGAGCGCGGCATCGTCCGCGAGCCGTACGACGAAGGGCTGGCGCGGCTGTTAGCGGTGAGAGCCGCGACGAAAGGTTAA
- a CDS encoding nitrogen fixation protein NifH, translating to MIGFSDFLNADPTDWLLEEENPSVRYLTLRTIVEMPEDHRAVQQARREIMERGPVPAILQAQHPEGYWLKPGAGYSPKYRATIWQIKFLAQLAADGSDPRVAKGCEYVLGHSRARNGAFSITGVPSAAIDCLNGNLIHAFISLGYGRDERVQEAVHQLCASISEKHFQCAANAKLPCGWGAVKALLAFTAIPPEERNSEVKAAIEEGADFLLSRNPAVADYPCWERVSSTWQKFGFPLSYSSNVLEALWVLAELGHGNSPVLGDALKLVLSKQDAHGRWKMESSLNGKMWADIEAKGKPSKWVTLQAMQMLKRVYGGY from the coding sequence TTGATTGGTTTCAGCGATTTCCTGAACGCCGACCCGACCGACTGGCTCCTCGAGGAGGAGAACCCCTCGGTGCGCTACCTCACGCTCCGCACCATCGTCGAAATGCCGGAAGACCACCGCGCAGTGCAGCAGGCGAGGCGCGAGATAATGGAACGCGGGCCGGTGCCGGCCATTCTCCAGGCGCAGCATCCGGAAGGGTACTGGCTCAAGCCCGGGGCGGGCTACAGCCCCAAGTACAGGGCCACGATCTGGCAGATCAAGTTCCTCGCCCAGCTCGCCGCCGATGGCTCCGACCCGCGAGTGGCGAAAGGATGCGAGTACGTCCTGGGCCACAGCCGCGCCCGCAACGGCGCCTTCTCGATAACCGGCGTCCCAAGCGCCGCCATCGATTGCCTCAACGGCAACCTCATCCACGCCTTCATCTCCCTCGGTTACGGGCGCGACGAGAGGGTGCAGGAGGCGGTCCATCAGCTCTGCGCGTCGATTTCCGAGAAGCACTTCCAGTGCGCCGCCAACGCGAAGCTTCCCTGCGGCTGGGGCGCCGTCAAAGCTCTGCTTGCCTTTACCGCCATTCCGCCGGAAGAACGGAACAGCGAAGTGAAGGCGGCAATAGAAGAGGGCGCCGACTTCCTGTTGAGCCGCAATCCGGCCGTCGCCGACTACCCCTGCTGGGAGCGCGTGAGTTCGACCTGGCAGAAGTTCGGCTTCCCGCTCAGCTACAGCAGCAACGTCCTCGAAGCGCTGTGGGTGCTGGCGGAACTCGGCCACGGCAACTCGCCCGTGCTCGGCGACGCGCTGAAACTCGTGCTCTCAAAGCAGGACGCACACGGCCGCTGGAAGATGGAGAGCAGCCTCAACGGCAAGATGTGGGCCGACATCGAGGCGAAGGGCAAGCCCAGCAAGTGGGTCACCCTCCAGGCGATGCAGATGCTGAAACGCGTTTACGGGGGCTATTGA
- the mtnP gene encoding S-methyl-5'-thioadenosine phosphorylase gives MAEAEVAVIGGSGFYQMKGLSDREELRLSTPFGEPSDRLVLGVLAGRRVAFLPRHGVGHRLLPSEVPSRANIYALKTLGVQRIISINAVGSLREEIAPRHLAVPHQLIDRTRGRAGTFFGRGIAAHVSFAEPFCPDLSAALVGAANEAGATVHDGGTMVVIEGPQFSTRAESELYRSWGAGLIGMTGVPEAKLAREAEICYASLSCVTDYDVWRESSDSVTAEMILENLSENVQTAQQVVALAVEKLPAKRDCLCANALSDALVTPADLVPEQVKRDLAPIIGRYMPARSGRGADG, from the coding sequence ATGGCCGAGGCGGAAGTGGCCGTAATCGGCGGCAGCGGTTTCTACCAGATGAAAGGACTGAGCGACCGCGAGGAGCTGCGGCTCTCGACACCCTTCGGCGAGCCCAGCGACAGACTCGTCCTCGGCGTGCTCGCGGGGCGCCGCGTCGCTTTCCTGCCGCGGCACGGCGTCGGCCACCGGTTGCTCCCCTCGGAAGTGCCCTCCCGCGCCAACATCTACGCTCTGAAGACGCTGGGCGTGCAGCGGATCATCTCCATCAACGCCGTCGGCAGCCTCCGCGAGGAGATCGCTCCCCGCCATCTCGCCGTTCCCCACCAGCTCATCGACAGGACGCGCGGCCGGGCCGGCACGTTCTTCGGGCGGGGCATTGCCGCCCACGTATCGTTCGCCGAGCCCTTCTGCCCCGACCTCAGCGCCGCCCTCGTCGGCGCCGCGAACGAGGCGGGGGCCACCGTACACGACGGCGGGACAATGGTGGTCATCGAGGGGCCGCAGTTCTCCACAAGGGCGGAGTCCGAGCTGTACCGTTCGTGGGGAGCGGGCCTCATCGGTATGACAGGCGTGCCGGAGGCGAAGCTGGCGCGGGAAGCCGAGATCTGCTACGCCAGCCTCTCCTGCGTCACCGACTACGACGTCTGGCGAGAGTCATCGGACTCCGTGACCGCCGAGATGATACTGGAGAACCTGTCGGAGAACGTGCAGACCGCGCAGCAGGTAGTGGCCCTGGCCGTCGAGAAGCTGCCCGCCAAGCGCGACTGCCTCTGCGCAAACGCTCTTAGCGACGCCCTCGTGACCCCGGCCGATCTCGTGCCGGAGCAGGTCAAACGCGATCTGGCGCCCATCATAGGAAGGTACATGCCCGCGCGGTCGGGCAGGGGCGCCGATGGTTAG
- a CDS encoding GNAT family N-acetyltransferase, producing the protein MVRVKLFRGAAVAQEKTVYVVRRLEERDEIRRRLEEERIYAAYALAQLEAGAFERSEWWLSRGDGGEALLMHSKAGLGNALVALGDAPALAAALSLHPGPQNTFATFRLEHLDVMRRCFILAQSEPMARMVVTRDAFEAAPTLEAEADGALVVRRLDERDIGRVNRLYRSEGSHMEYRAHHLRGNVYFGLFEDGRLVSVAGTHSIARESGIAVVGNVFTHPLYRDRHYGLRVTSAVTEALLETCPEVALTVHPENAPAVRAYARLGYQQDCEMIEAGASRKDILGLGSLFRRLLARRRGRGPGEEIVISS; encoded by the coding sequence ATGGTTAGAGTGAAGCTTTTCCGAGGGGCCGCCGTTGCGCAAGAGAAGACCGTCTACGTCGTCCGGCGCCTAGAGGAGCGCGACGAGATACGGCGCCGGCTGGAAGAAGAGCGGATCTACGCCGCCTATGCCCTGGCGCAGCTCGAGGCGGGGGCGTTCGAGAGATCGGAGTGGTGGCTCTCGCGGGGCGACGGCGGAGAGGCGCTGCTCATGCACTCGAAGGCGGGCCTGGGGAACGCGCTCGTCGCGCTCGGCGATGCGCCCGCCCTGGCGGCGGCGCTCAGCCTGCACCCCGGCCCACAGAACACCTTCGCCACCTTCCGACTCGAGCATCTCGACGTCATGCGGCGCTGTTTCATCCTGGCGCAGTCTGAGCCGATGGCCCGCATGGTCGTCACTCGCGACGCCTTCGAAGCGGCGCCCACGCTGGAGGCGGAAGCCGACGGCGCGCTCGTCGTGCGGCGCCTCGACGAACGCGACATCGGCCGCGTGAACCGGCTCTACCGCAGCGAGGGGAGCCACATGGAGTACCGGGCCCATCATCTGCGAGGAAACGTCTACTTCGGCCTCTTCGAGGACGGGCGGCTGGTGTCGGTGGCCGGCACGCACTCCATCGCGCGGGAGAGCGGCATCGCTGTGGTGGGCAACGTCTTCACCCATCCGCTCTATCGCGACCGCCACTACGGCCTGCGCGTTACCAGCGCCGTCACCGAAGCGCTTCTCGAGACGTGCCCTGAAGTAGCGCTCACGGTGCATCCGGAGAACGCGCCCGCCGTGCGCGCGTACGCAAGGCTGGGCTACCAGCAGGACTGTGAGATGATCGAGGCGGGCGCTTCGCGGAAGGACATACTCGGTCTGGGAAGCCTCTTCCGGCGGCTGCTGGCGCGGCGTCGGGGTCGGGGCCCGGGCGAAGAGATCGTGATTTCGAGTTAA